A single Planktothrix serta PCC 8927 DNA region contains:
- a CDS encoding phosphate-starvation-inducible PsiE family protein — translation MSRKRTFFESLTHWFSDESFLHLLEEIQVAVAKTLSIAMVIIIIVCCGQLILYLSQKLLTDSTFIFKVSLFEIFGLFLNILIAFEILENISGYLKKHVIQVELVIVTSLIAVGRKIIIFDLDKKTGGDLIGLAVAVLALSISYLIVRLNKNK, via the coding sequence ATGTCACGCAAAAGAACCTTTTTTGAATCCCTAACCCATTGGTTTAGCGACGAAAGTTTTTTACACCTATTAGAAGAAATTCAAGTCGCGGTCGCTAAAACCTTATCAATTGCGATGGTAATTATTATCATAGTTTGCTGTGGTCAACTTATTTTATATTTAAGCCAAAAATTATTGACAGATTCTACTTTCATATTTAAAGTTTCTTTGTTTGAAATTTTTGGGTTATTTTTAAATATTTTAATTGCGTTTGAGATTTTAGAAAACATCTCAGGTTACTTAAAAAAGCACGTGATCCAAGTTGAGTTAGTGATTGTTACTTCCTTAATTGCGGTGGGACGAAAAATTATTATTTTTGATTTGGATAAAAAAACAGGAGGGGATTTAATTGGACTCGCTGTTGCCGTATTAGCTTTATCAATCAGCTATTTAATTGTGCGACTGAATAAAAACAAGTAA
- a CDS encoding Yip1 family protein, producing METAFNQFWDLVSGAFALNPEVFEKINNLPDGLIVALIIVLMAGLSQAIGQCIVLFVNKVKPFRFILSLGISAIVFTLSYGLWAFSIWITSLVLFQIPVGFNFIFTTLGLSYAPQMLGFLIALPYLGTPVGVILSIWSLLAQFIGLETIATYEDWSAFTCALIGWVVLQILQRTIGRPILAFSRWLSNWAAGTSLITDPKQLEQLVMYGNDPQIITVGKELWLEAEKNEENPKPKTSYLLKFIALAVLGLLLVLILAPIDKNPLLIGLGLLDKTFELAFKLLRYSFIALLIAIILTPLESLSWWAGWYGAQPLENPGTLVQDACPNTPVNHYVMYLDGINQGSYEYLPEVERFLDSLAEATPDNIAIVKGIMPYSVTNKPLTQNRPLSFLWSIVDSLVVKNPANPIGFVINARNVVSVAVSADPRYGPLQNQGLAQVLYNSLISYGYPLGSQVPVTLIGYSGGGQMSMGAVTFLKRTIKAPINVISIAGVISGNTGAMVTEHLYHLVGEKDGVEKVGAIMFPGRWPISLLSNWNYAKRRGKISFISLGPVGHNTMSGPMGDHKLPNGKTYLDQTVNIVTGILLENWEITGLAPEIFKKPSNYEIYKQAAFNQVDYYPVQQTLDPQLYQPVGTWIGRLILPQKSERQQVKGVLFEIYHADKNHQHRIGQIVNLRWDLQVPTVNTRVQLVTQDLNFIDQVRVSESQGNIHPERIKGWSQVDPLESIAAARPQDDLIVLLKEPVVFEDTGAERPSLYIQDDPVEITGRFYGVVTFIQNLGNDVFLVCHYNTQSQQFDGIEEKVYLPSIIPNRDGVLSSVNQDLEHSPVNPSGWYIFGQKNIDGQFVVQAIAPYRLFSLTPDLVISGKQTTLDYINKEYWKNQVTPKGEIKTILLNPNQEDAANSISAESLWKEGDRALLMHVYGGIGGPNGDHTPFGIYFGHFAYGLATVVRDRITQDLRLNIEYRQIYTHNCDGIISGSLDWTRYSGDRQFGWLGCRPFTDILIKFDPLTQDYDFDGFKFSPLDFVINELDVMTARYRIGDGTGTTFVSAINSCSQDSSQALYLSLRRMLAQFQLNPLLMKWLREHPDHEQTQRFIQLNTLVASLENILTPTGKVRKDWRYGSPTLGRFPEETPLKTLSRLAESWRSLLPRLINDQMAMIFLQLGAYLWILRTNQVGGNDPLIQPMIPTDFWFGVPKIKPFKYD from the coding sequence ATGGAAACCGCATTTAACCAATTTTGGGATCTCGTTTCAGGGGCATTCGCCCTCAACCCAGAAGTTTTTGAGAAAATTAATAATCTCCCCGATGGCCTGATCGTGGCATTAATCATTGTTTTAATGGCAGGTTTATCGCAAGCAATTGGCCAATGTATTGTTTTATTCGTCAATAAAGTTAAACCCTTTCGCTTTATTCTCAGCTTAGGAATTTCTGCAATTGTTTTTACTTTAAGTTACGGCTTATGGGCATTTAGTATTTGGATTACCAGTTTGGTATTATTTCAAATTCCTGTAGGTTTTAACTTTATTTTTACAACATTGGGACTGAGTTATGCGCCCCAAATGTTAGGGTTTTTAATTGCCTTACCTTACCTGGGAACTCCAGTCGGAGTAATACTTTCCATTTGGAGTTTACTGGCTCAATTTATCGGACTAGAAACCATTGCCACCTATGAAGATTGGTCAGCATTTACCTGTGCTTTAATTGGGTGGGTTGTCTTACAAATTCTACAACGAACTATTGGTCGTCCGATTTTAGCCTTTAGTCGTTGGTTATCCAATTGGGCTGCGGGAACTTCATTAATTACCGACCCCAAACAATTAGAACAACTGGTCATGTATGGAAATGATCCTCAAATCATTACCGTTGGCAAAGAACTCTGGTTAGAAGCCGAAAAGAACGAAGAAAACCCTAAGCCCAAAACTTCCTATTTGCTAAAATTTATCGCCCTAGCAGTCTTAGGATTATTATTAGTTTTAATCTTAGCTCCGATTGATAAAAATCCGCTTTTAATTGGGTTAGGATTACTCGATAAAACTTTTGAATTAGCTTTTAAATTACTGAGATATAGTTTCATTGCGCTGTTGATTGCTATTATTTTGACCCCACTAGAATCCTTAAGTTGGTGGGCGGGATGGTATGGGGCTCAACCTTTAGAAAATCCGGGAACATTAGTACAAGATGCTTGCCCGAATACTCCGGTCAATCACTATGTTATGTACTTGGATGGCATCAATCAAGGCTCTTATGAATATTTACCCGAAGTTGAACGTTTTTTAGATAGTTTAGCAGAGGCTACTCCCGATAATATTGCAATTGTTAAAGGGATTATGCCCTATTCTGTTACTAATAAACCCCTAACTCAAAATCGGCCGTTGTCCTTTTTGTGGAGCATTGTGGACTCATTGGTGGTTAAAAATCCCGCCAATCCGATTGGGTTTGTGATTAATGCCCGAAATGTCGTTTCTGTGGCGGTTTCGGCTGATCCTCGTTACGGCCCGCTTCAAAATCAAGGCTTGGCGCAAGTTCTCTACAACAGTCTAATCAGCTACGGCTATCCCTTGGGAAGTCAAGTTCCGGTGACATTAATTGGCTATAGTGGCGGTGGTCAAATGTCGATGGGGGCGGTAACGTTTCTCAAACGCACCATCAAAGCGCCCATTAACGTGATTTCAATTGCAGGTGTGATCAGTGGAAATACGGGGGCGATGGTCACTGAACATTTGTATCATCTCGTAGGTGAAAAAGATGGCGTCGAAAAAGTCGGGGCGATTATGTTTCCTGGACGCTGGCCGATATCGTTATTATCGAATTGGAATTATGCCAAACGCCGGGGCAAAATTAGCTTTATTTCTTTAGGGCCAGTGGGACACAATACCATGAGCGGCCCGATGGGAGATCATAAACTTCCGAATGGTAAAACCTATCTCGACCAAACTGTTAATATTGTCACGGGAATTTTATTAGAAAATTGGGAAATTACCGGGTTAGCTCCTGAGATATTTAAAAAACCCAGTAACTATGAAATCTATAAACAAGCCGCTTTTAATCAAGTGGATTATTATCCCGTTCAACAAACCCTTGATCCTCAACTTTATCAACCCGTTGGAACCTGGATTGGGCGATTAATTTTACCCCAAAAATCAGAACGTCAACAGGTGAAAGGAGTCTTATTTGAAATCTATCATGCAGATAAGAATCATCAACATCGCATCGGACAAATTGTAAATTTAAGATGGGATTTACAAGTTCCAACTGTGAATACCAGAGTGCAATTAGTCACCCAGGATTTGAACTTTATTGATCAGGTAAGAGTGAGTGAATCCCAAGGAAATATTCACCCGGAACGCATTAAGGGATGGTCACAAGTTGACCCCCTAGAATCCATCGCCGCAGCCAGACCCCAGGATGATCTGATTGTCTTATTAAAAGAACCTGTGGTTTTTGAAGATACGGGGGCAGAACGTCCTAGTCTTTATATTCAGGATGATCCGGTTGAAATTACAGGTCGATTTTATGGGGTAGTTACGTTTATTCAAAATTTAGGCAATGATGTCTTTTTAGTTTGTCATTATAATACTCAATCCCAACAATTTGATGGCATAGAAGAAAAGGTGTATTTGCCCTCGATTATCCCTAACCGAGATGGGGTTTTATCTTCAGTCAATCAAGATTTAGAGCACTCTCCAGTTAATCCTTCAGGATGGTATATTTTTGGGCAAAAAAATATAGATGGTCAGTTTGTTGTTCAGGCGATCGCACCCTATCGTTTATTTTCTCTAACGCCAGATTTGGTGATTTCAGGAAAACAAACCACCTTAGATTATATTAATAAAGAATACTGGAAAAATCAAGTCACTCCCAAAGGAGAAATTAAGACGATTTTACTCAATCCAAATCAGGAGGATGCAGCTAATTCTATATCAGCAGAATCCCTTTGGAAAGAAGGCGATCGCGCTTTATTAATGCACGTTTATGGAGGCATTGGCGGGCCGAATGGTGATCATACACCCTTTGGAATTTACTTCGGACATTTTGCTTATGGACTGGCTACAGTTGTGCGCGATCGCATTACCCAAGACCTGCGATTAAACATCGAATATCGTCAAATTTATACTCATAATTGTGATGGAATTATCTCAGGAAGTTTAGACTGGACTCGCTACAGTGGTGATCGTCAATTTGGATGGTTAGGATGTCGTCCCTTTACCGATATTCTAATTAAATTTGATCCCCTAACCCAAGATTATGATTTTGATGGGTTTAAATTTTCTCCCTTGGATTTTGTGATTAATGAACTCGATGTAATGACGGCGCGATATCGCATTGGAGATGGAACCGGAACTACCTTTGTGAGTGCAATTAATTCCTGTTCTCAAGATTCCAGTCAAGCCTTGTATTTATCCCTCAGACGGATGTTAGCTCAATTTCAATTAAATCCTCTATTAATGAAATGGTTGCGAGAACATCCAGACCACGAACAAACCCAACGATTTATTCAACTCAATACCTTAGTAGCTAGTTTAGAAAATATCTTAACCCCCACCGGAAAAGTCAGAAAAGATTGGCGATATGGTTCCCCAACATTAGGCCGTTTTCCTGAAGAAACCCCCTTAAAAACCTTGTCTCGATTAGCGGAAAGTTGGCGATCTTTATTACCCCGATTAATTAACGATCAAATGGCGATGATCTTTCTACAATTAGGAGCTTATTTATGGATTCTTCGTACCAATCAAGTCGGCGGGAACGATCCCCTGATTCAACCGATGATTCCCACAGATTTTTGGTTTGGGGTTCCCAAAATAAAACCCTTTAAATATGATTAA
- a CDS encoding ATP-binding protein — translation MSKRLLKRWVYKIARTLPLRSIIVVPFVLQTFIAVGLTGWLSLRHGQEAVNEVATQLRSEISDKIRQHLSDYLKVPNFINQINAEAVAHYHFDINDSEPLEEHLLNYIRVFPSVKSILFVSPEKTFIEANKLSDDEVVLLSSTWDTNFSLFYHNLDSEGRKARSYKIIDNFDPRQELWYKNIIQGKGKPVWSETSENLEFENELSIIQGIALYDDQQNLLGITAVKLSLDHISQFLQELKIGQSGQTFILDQSGILIASSLPEQNSLPTTETSLIDQQNLIPPTLQFLKHKFDNFKQIKDGENLSFKVNGEQQFVQVVQFNNSSGLQWLIVVVIPESDFMDKIYENTRITILLCIVALLVAILLGFITSRWMTQSIQSMSQAAAAISQGDWNKTVVGRTKELFDLAEIFNNMAKQLQLSFAALQQREANLTEAQKVAHIGSWEWDLNTQNFTCSDELFMILGQEKNQLTYDHYFHLIHPDDQQIYQQVIHQAIETGYSFELDYRMIRADGLIRYVYGKGQPTVNSEGKTIRLLGTLMDISERKLAEKALKTSETELKQKTQQLEQTLEELQKTQAHLIQSEKMSSLGQLVAGIAHEINNPVSFIYGNIIFAKEYAEHLIELIEIYQKNYQPNAEVIEKIEAIELDYLLQDFPKLIDSIKMGADRIQCIVKSLRNFSRLDESPMKDIDIHEGIENTLLILQSRLKNCAEKATIEIIKDYGTLPKVECYAGLLNQVFMNILANAIDATEEYNSQRSELELQEHPSWIKIKTEFIQAQPLKTSILCSRLNRLKIVNQDSIMIRIQDNGPGIPEATQKRLFDPFFTTKPLGKGTGLGLSISYQIITEKHRGQLQCLSEVGVGTEFIITIPLSQSHH, via the coding sequence ATGTCTAAAAGATTACTGAAAAGATGGGTCTATAAAATTGCTAGAACCCTTCCACTCCGATCTATTATTGTGGTTCCTTTTGTCCTCCAAACCTTTATTGCTGTGGGTTTAACGGGATGGTTATCCCTCCGTCATGGACAAGAAGCTGTTAATGAAGTAGCAACACAACTGCGCTCGGAAATTAGTGATAAAATTAGGCAACATCTGTCTGATTATCTGAAGGTTCCTAATTTTATCAATCAAATTAATGCTGAAGCTGTAGCTCACTATCACTTTGATATTAATGATTCCGAACCTCTTGAAGAACATTTATTAAATTATATCCGGGTTTTTCCTTCTGTGAAGTCAATTTTATTTGTTTCTCCAGAAAAAACATTTATAGAAGCTAATAAATTATCCGATGACGAGGTAGTTCTTTTAAGTTCAACTTGGGATACCAATTTTTCTTTATTTTACCATAATCTGGATTCAGAAGGTCGTAAAGCTCGGAGCTACAAAATAATTGATAACTTTGATCCTCGTCAAGAATTATGGTACAAAAATATTATTCAGGGAAAAGGTAAGCCTGTTTGGAGTGAAACTTCTGAAAATTTAGAGTTTGAAAATGAATTATCAATTATCCAAGGAATTGCCCTTTATGATGATCAGCAAAATTTGCTGGGAATCACCGCCGTTAAACTTTCTTTGGATCATATTAGTCAGTTTTTACAGGAGTTAAAAATTGGTCAATCAGGACAAACTTTTATTCTGGATCAAAGTGGAATATTAATCGCTAGTTCTCTTCCCGAACAAAATTCTCTACCGACAACAGAAACCTCCTTGATTGATCAACAAAATTTAATTCCGCCAACCCTGCAATTTTTAAAGCATAAATTTGATAATTTTAAGCAAATCAAAGACGGGGAGAATCTCAGTTTTAAAGTTAATGGAGAACAACAATTTGTTCAAGTTGTTCAGTTTAATAATTCGTCTGGACTGCAATGGTTAATTGTTGTCGTGATTCCCGAATCGGATTTTATGGATAAAATTTATGAAAATACTCGAATTACTATTTTACTTTGTATTGTGGCTTTATTAGTTGCTATTTTATTAGGATTTATCACCTCTCGTTGGATGACCCAATCGATTCAATCGATGAGTCAAGCTGCTGCGGCTATTTCTCAAGGAGATTGGAATAAAACGGTGGTAGGAAGAACTAAAGAATTATTTGATTTGGCTGAAATTTTTAACAATATGGCAAAGCAATTACAGCTTTCTTTTGCCGCACTTCAACAACGAGAAGCAAACCTTACTGAAGCTCAAAAAGTCGCTCATATTGGCAGTTGGGAATGGGATTTAAACACTCAAAATTTTACTTGTTCTGATGAGTTATTCATGATTTTAGGACAAGAAAAAAATCAGTTAACTTATGATCACTATTTTCATCTAATTCACCCCGATGATCAACAAATCTATCAACAGGTCATTCATCAAGCCATTGAAACCGGATATAGTTTTGAATTAGATTATCGGATGATTAGAGCAGATGGTTTGATTCGATATGTTTATGGAAAAGGTCAACCCACAGTTAATTCCGAAGGAAAAACAATTCGACTGTTAGGAACATTGATGGATATTAGTGAACGAAAACTAGCAGAAAAAGCCCTGAAAACTTCTGAAACTGAATTAAAACAAAAAACCCAACAACTTGAACAAACTTTAGAAGAACTTCAAAAAACCCAAGCGCATCTGATTCAAAGTGAAAAAATGTCATCTTTGGGTCAGTTAGTAGCCGGAATTGCTCATGAAATTAATAATCCCGTGAGTTTTATTTATGGAAATATTATTTTTGCGAAAGAATATGCCGAGCATTTAATAGAACTCATTGAAATTTATCAAAAAAATTATCAACCTAACGCCGAAGTGATAGAAAAAATTGAAGCCATAGAGTTAGACTATTTATTACAAGACTTCCCCAAATTGATTGATTCGATTAAAATGGGTGCAGATCGGATTCAGTGTATTGTTAAATCCTTAAGAAATTTTTCGCGTTTAGATGAATCCCCGATGAAAGATATTGATATTCATGAAGGAATCGAAAACACATTATTAATTCTACAGAGTCGCCTCAAAAATTGTGCAGAAAAAGCGACTATTGAAATTATTAAAGACTATGGAACACTCCCGAAAGTAGAATGTTATGCGGGGTTATTGAATCAAGTTTTTATGAATATTTTAGCAAATGCAATTGATGCAACGGAAGAATATAATAGTCAGCGTTCAGAATTAGAGCTTCAGGAACACCCCTCATGGATTAAAATTAAAACCGAATTTATTCAAGCTCAACCTTTAAAAACTTCGATATTATGTTCCCGATTAAATCGGCTTAAAATCGTGAATCAGGATAGTATTATGATTAGAATTCAGGATAATGGCCCCGGAATTCCTGAAGCCACTCAAAAACGGCTTTTTGATCCCTTTTTTACGACTAAACCGTTAGGAAAAGGGACGGGATTAGGATTATCGATTAGTTATCAAATTATTACGGAAAAACATCGGGGTCAATTACAATGTTTATCGGAAGTGGGAGTAGGAACAGAATTTATCATTACAATTCCACTCTCCCAGAGTCATCATTAA
- the ruvA gene encoding Holliday junction branch migration protein RuvA, with translation MIGYLKGIIADIQKGNGNRVTLLLDVNNMGYELQILPRMRMELPAVGESIQIFTHLQVREDQMVLYGFSSMAERDLFRQLISVSGIGTQLAIALLDTLGLQDLIQAIVGGNTRVLAKTPGVGSKTAERIALELKTKLSEWRHQAGLLSSIPSNIAPHIQEEVEMTLLALGYTGAEVMQALQAISQDSSLAKQTNSDEWIRSAIAWLSQGT, from the coding sequence ATGATTGGCTATCTGAAAGGTATCATTGCTGATATTCAAAAAGGAAATGGAAATCGAGTCACCTTATTACTCGATGTCAATAACATGGGCTACGAACTGCAAATTTTACCTCGGATGAGAATGGAATTACCTGCGGTTGGGGAGTCAATCCAAATTTTTACCCACTTACAAGTCCGAGAAGATCAGATGGTTTTGTATGGCTTTTCTAGTATGGCTGAACGAGATTTATTTCGCCAATTGATTAGTGTCAGTGGAATTGGAACTCAATTAGCGATCGCCCTTTTAGATACCCTCGGACTTCAAGATCTGATTCAAGCCATCGTCGGCGGCAATACTCGCGTTTTGGCAAAAACCCCAGGGGTGGGAAGCAAAACCGCAGAGCGCATCGCCCTCGAACTCAAAACCAAACTCTCGGAATGGCGACACCAAGCCGGACTCCTTTCCTCTATTCCCTCCAATATTGCCCCCCACATTCAGGAAGAAGTCGAAATGACCCTACTCGCCCTGGGTTACACGGGGGCTGAAGTCATGCAAGCGTTACAAGCTATTAGTCAAGATTCTAGTTTAGCTAAACAAACGAATTCTGACGAATGGATCAGGAGTGCGATCGCTTGGTTAAGTCAAGGAACTTGA